One part of the Anaeromyxobacter sp. Fw109-5 genome encodes these proteins:
- a CDS encoding PLP-dependent aspartate aminotransferase family protein, with protein MSDEAHLDPNIPGNPAYHFTIVPPGSPARAGWADRAALVPGAHPGTQCVHAGVQPDPTYGAVMPPIYQSSTFAFRDVCTNAGYDYTRSGNPTRAALEEALTILEGGSGATCTSTGMSAVIVALNLLPHGSHLLCTVDCYGGTFRALEHAKAAYGLEVTYLDLADLDSVAAAFRPNTRMVWIETPSNPLLRLTDVAAVAALARRHDALTVVDNTFLSPASQQPFRHGAELVVHSTTKYLNGHSDVVGGAVVAAPGRSALVQRIQSVNNLLGTSQSPHDCFLVLRGLKTLLLRMRAHEAGARAVADFLAAHPAVAKVHYPGLASHPQHALARRQQTGFGGMVSFELADGRRERVDHVLRTLRWFTLAESLGGVESLVAHPASMTHASMTPEARQRAGITDGVIRLSVGIEEPADLIADLDAALRTLPA; from the coding sequence ATGTCCGACGAAGCTCATCTGGACCCGAACATCCCCGGGAACCCCGCGTACCACTTCACCATCGTGCCGCCGGGGTCGCCCGCGAGGGCGGGCTGGGCGGATCGCGCGGCGCTCGTGCCCGGCGCCCACCCCGGCACGCAGTGCGTCCACGCCGGCGTGCAGCCCGATCCCACCTACGGCGCGGTGATGCCGCCGATCTATCAATCGTCGACCTTCGCGTTCCGCGACGTGTGCACGAACGCCGGCTACGACTACACGCGCAGCGGCAACCCGACGCGCGCGGCGCTCGAGGAGGCGCTCACGATCCTCGAGGGCGGCTCGGGCGCCACCTGTACCAGCACCGGCATGAGCGCGGTGATCGTCGCGCTGAACCTCCTCCCCCACGGAAGCCACCTCCTCTGCACCGTGGACTGCTACGGAGGCACCTTCCGCGCGCTGGAGCACGCGAAGGCCGCCTACGGCCTCGAGGTCACCTACCTCGACCTCGCCGATCTCGACTCGGTCGCCGCGGCCTTCCGGCCGAACACGCGCATGGTCTGGATCGAGACGCCCTCGAACCCGCTCCTGCGCCTGACCGACGTCGCCGCGGTCGCCGCGCTCGCGCGACGCCACGACGCGCTCACCGTCGTCGACAACACGTTCCTCTCCCCGGCGTCCCAGCAGCCGTTCCGGCACGGCGCCGAGCTCGTGGTCCACTCCACCACGAAGTACCTGAACGGACACAGCGACGTGGTGGGCGGCGCGGTCGTGGCCGCGCCCGGCAGGAGCGCGCTGGTCCAGCGCATCCAGAGCGTCAACAACCTGCTCGGCACCTCGCAGAGCCCGCACGATTGCTTCCTCGTGCTGCGCGGCCTCAAGACGCTGCTGCTCCGCATGCGCGCGCACGAGGCCGGGGCCCGCGCCGTCGCCGACTTCCTCGCCGCGCACCCGGCGGTCGCGAAGGTGCACTACCCGGGGCTCGCGAGCCACCCGCAGCACGCGCTCGCGCGGCGGCAGCAGACCGGCTTCGGCGGCATGGTGAGCTTCGAGCTGGCCGACGGGCGGCGCGAGCGAGTCGACCACGTGCTGAGGACCCTGCGCTGGTTCACGCTCGCGGAGAGCCTGGGCGGCGTGGAGAGCCTGGTCGCGCACCCCGCCTCGATGACGCACGCGTCCATGACGCCCGAGGCCCGCCAGCGCGCCGGCATCACCGACGGCGTGATCCGGCTCTCCGTCGGGATCGAGGAGCCCGCGGATCTGATCGCCGATCTGGACGCTGCCCTGCGCACGCTCCCGGCCTGA
- a CDS encoding YeiH family protein, which yields MAPAAANDLLAPPARGQAPVRPARLSFLRNEDWLAAFLGLIVVGLVLAGVRPEAPRFKWATDAAIASKAAEQRPAVEALLADASAKGAQDVATATAALQGALRSGDRARIGGAAKALGDVARGTKDPGLKKKAAAVAKGLSDASAYVSGVFSAENLKATAVVGLGLLLLSAIGVALLGGSVRRYALGFTAVYALASLALVLAGNSTVSYWGLEYVIFALSIGLFIGNVTGVPAWLREAVRTEYFIKAGLVVLGTSILFTEILQAGALGILQAVLVVSVVWYACFWVARKLRVDDEFAVMLSTAVSICGVSAAIAACGAIQGDKKKLSYVTSLVLLVAVPMMVLMPWAVRTLGIPEIVGGAWLGGTLDTSGSVVAAGALIGESAMKTGVIVKFSQNVLLGVAAFALSVWWALRRGKASGERTSGRVIWDRFPKFVLGFLVASLVFSFALDAATVEATKATLGSLRTALFALAFVCIGLETRLSNLVSMQGGRPAAAFVLAQAFNVVWTLALAYLIFGGVIFSGPVFN from the coding sequence GTGGCTCCCGCCGCTGCGAACGACCTCCTCGCCCCGCCGGCGCGCGGTCAGGCCCCGGTCCGGCCGGCGCGCCTCAGCTTCCTCAGGAACGAGGACTGGCTCGCGGCGTTCCTCGGCCTGATCGTGGTCGGGCTCGTGCTCGCCGGGGTCCGCCCGGAGGCGCCCAGGTTCAAGTGGGCCACGGATGCCGCGATCGCGAGCAAGGCAGCGGAACAGCGGCCCGCCGTCGAGGCGCTCCTCGCGGACGCGTCGGCGAAGGGCGCGCAGGACGTCGCGACCGCGACGGCGGCGCTCCAGGGCGCGCTGCGGTCCGGAGACCGCGCCAGGATCGGCGGGGCCGCGAAGGCGCTGGGCGACGTCGCGAGGGGGACGAAGGACCCGGGTCTGAAGAAGAAGGCGGCGGCCGTCGCGAAGGGCCTCTCGGACGCGAGCGCCTACGTGAGCGGCGTCTTCTCGGCCGAGAACCTGAAGGCGACGGCGGTCGTCGGCCTCGGGCTCCTGCTCCTCTCCGCGATCGGGGTCGCGCTGCTCGGCGGAAGCGTCCGCCGGTACGCGCTCGGGTTCACGGCCGTCTACGCGCTCGCCTCGCTCGCCCTCGTGCTCGCCGGGAACTCGACCGTGAGCTACTGGGGGCTCGAGTACGTCATCTTCGCCCTGTCGATCGGCCTGTTCATCGGCAACGTGACCGGGGTGCCGGCCTGGCTTCGCGAGGCGGTCCGGACGGAATACTTCATCAAGGCCGGCCTCGTGGTCCTCGGCACGAGCATCCTGTTCACCGAGATCCTGCAGGCGGGAGCGCTCGGAATCCTCCAGGCGGTGCTGGTCGTGTCGGTCGTCTGGTACGCCTGCTTCTGGGTCGCGCGGAAGCTCCGCGTGGACGACGAGTTCGCGGTGATGCTCTCGACGGCCGTGTCGATCTGCGGTGTGTCCGCCGCGATCGCCGCCTGCGGTGCGATCCAGGGCGACAAGAAGAAGCTCTCCTACGTCACGTCGCTCGTGCTCCTCGTCGCCGTCCCCATGATGGTGCTGATGCCGTGGGCCGTGCGGACGCTCGGGATCCCCGAGATCGTCGGGGGCGCGTGGCTCGGCGGGACGCTCGACACGAGCGGGTCGGTCGTGGCCGCGGGGGCGCTCATCGGCGAGAGCGCGATGAAGACCGGCGTCATCGTGAAGTTCTCGCAGAACGTGCTGCTCGGCGTCGCCGCGTTCGCGCTGTCGGTGTGGTGGGCCCTGCGCCGCGGGAAGGCCTCCGGAGAGCGGACGAGCGGACGCGTCATCTGGGATCGCTTTCCGAAGTTCGTCCTCGGGTTCCTCGTCGCGTCGCTCGTATTCTCGTTCGCCCTCGACGCGGCGACGGTCGAGGCGACCAAGGCGACCCTGGGGTCGCTGCGCACCGCGCTGTTCGCGCTCGCCTTCGTCTGCATCGGACTCGAGACGCGCCTGTCGAACCTCGTCTCGATGCAGGGCGGCCGGCCGGCGGCAGCCTTCGTCCTCGCGCAGGCGTTCAACGTCGTGTGGACCCTCGCGCTGGCGTACCTGATCTTCGGTGGGGTGATCTTCTCCGGCCCTGTGTTCAACTGA
- a CDS encoding HNH endonuclease, which yields MPAIAPSALDSTLLAQRLRELAGEERDVQVEFLLHLEEFDRRRAYVEAGYPSLWAYCLEVLHLREGAAGRRIQAMRVLRRFPSLEDALRNGRLCLSTVQLLGQVLTEENLPDLVARAAYRTKAEVDHLVASLQARTAQRAGLRKLPDRASAASAPALPLATVHAGPAEPQEAIPAPAAAGGSLPPTVSALPDVPRQKARAETRAVSESDWSLRVTIDASCKEDLETLAALLSHKIPDGDLAAVLREAIRCAVEKHGKRKGAIAPERQRKADGDPRPSAESAAPTSTIPAAVRREVWKRDGGRCAWVAPDGRRCNSRWQLELDHIQPQALGGLSTLDNLRVACKPHNLLHAEQTYGREHMDRFRRESASERTGHAGAAPAAIQQGLWAT from the coding sequence ATGCCCGCGATCGCCCCTTCCGCCCTCGACTCGACCCTGCTCGCCCAGCGCCTGCGCGAGCTCGCCGGCGAGGAGCGCGACGTCCAGGTCGAGTTCCTCCTCCACCTCGAGGAGTTCGATCGCCGCCGCGCCTACGTGGAGGCCGGCTATCCCTCGCTCTGGGCGTATTGCCTGGAGGTGCTCCACCTGCGCGAGGGCGCGGCCGGGCGACGAATCCAGGCGATGCGGGTGCTGCGCCGGTTCCCCAGCCTCGAGGACGCCCTGCGCAATGGCCGCCTTTGCTTGTCCACCGTCCAGCTGCTCGGCCAGGTGCTGACCGAGGAGAACCTGCCCGACCTCGTCGCCCGGGCCGCGTACCGCACCAAGGCGGAGGTGGATCACCTCGTCGCCTCGCTCCAGGCGCGCACCGCTCAGCGGGCGGGCCTGCGCAAGCTGCCCGACCGCGCCTCAGCCGCGAGCGCCCCGGCGCTGCCGCTGGCGACAGTCCATGCCGGACCTGCCGAGCCGCAGGAGGCGATCCCCGCGCCGGCGGCGGCTGGTGGGTCGCTGCCGCCCACGGTCTCCGCGCTGCCCGACGTTCCTCGCCAGAAGGCGCGGGCGGAGACCCGCGCGGTGAGCGAGAGCGACTGGTCGCTGCGGGTCACCATCGACGCGTCCTGCAAGGAGGACCTCGAGACGCTCGCCGCGCTGCTCTCGCACAAGATCCCGGACGGCGACCTCGCGGCGGTGCTCCGCGAGGCCATCCGCTGCGCCGTCGAGAAGCACGGCAAGCGCAAGGGCGCGATCGCGCCGGAGCGGCAGCGGAAAGCGGACGGGGACCCACGGCCCTCTGCCGAGTCCGCCGCGCCCACGAGCACGATCCCGGCGGCAGTGCGGCGCGAGGTCTGGAAGCGCGACGGCGGACGCTGCGCTTGGGTCGCTCCGGACGGGCGGCGCTGCAACAGCCGCTGGCAGCTGGAGCTCGACCACATCCAGCCGCAGGCCCTGGGGGGTCTCTCGACGCTCGACAATCTCCGGGTCGCCTGCAAGCCCCATAACCTGTTGCACGCCGAACAGACCTACGGGCGCGAGCACATGGACCGCTTCCGGCGTGAGAGCGCCTCCGAGCGGACGGGGCATGCCGGCGCCGCGCCAGCTGCCATTCAGCAGGGCTTGTGGGCAACGTGA
- a CDS encoding Na+/H+ antiporter has protein sequence MYVFEVVIALLLAGAGLTALSRRLGTPYPAMVALAGACLALVPGTPTLVLDPELALTLFVAPVLLDAAFDASPRDLRANWRTVAGLAVGAVALTVVVVAVVVRLLVPDMPWAVAVALGAIVAPPDAAAATAVLRQLRPPHRLLVILEGESLFNDASALLTYRLAVGVTLAGALSPASVAPLLLVVTAGSVVLGFVLSRVVMQLTARIHDVAIAVVVQFCGTFAVWILAERLHLSGILTVVVFAMASARRAADVIPARVRIPSYAVWEFAVFVLNVLAFILVGFQLKAILGRIDTPTLIGYGGIALAVCLATILSRIAWVSGAAAFSRWLWRPAREGGEGRRDAVGLSKRAAAVVGWCGMRGIVTLATALALPAGGGGGPAFPYRDLILFTAFSVVLGTLVVQGVTLRPLMNVLQLRDDGSVEREVRLARVETLRAGLSATAEVPGDDMAELLRRRYEVLLRRAEAALAGAAAAQSGADPGDGRAFDGDATIARAATSAERQRLLALRADGTIGDAAFQRIEQELDWEELDLQQLGRGDEPPHG, from the coding sequence ATGTACGTGTTCGAGGTCGTCATCGCGTTGTTGCTCGCGGGCGCGGGCCTCACCGCGCTGTCCCGCCGCCTCGGGACTCCCTACCCGGCGATGGTGGCGCTCGCCGGTGCCTGCCTGGCCCTCGTCCCCGGAACGCCGACGCTCGTGCTGGATCCCGAGCTCGCGCTCACGCTCTTCGTCGCCCCGGTGCTGCTGGACGCCGCGTTCGACGCGTCGCCGCGCGACCTCCGAGCGAACTGGCGGACGGTCGCCGGCCTCGCCGTCGGGGCGGTCGCGCTGACCGTCGTCGTCGTGGCGGTCGTGGTCCGCCTGCTCGTGCCCGACATGCCCTGGGCGGTCGCCGTCGCGCTCGGCGCCATCGTCGCTCCGCCCGACGCGGCGGCCGCGACCGCCGTGCTGAGGCAGCTCCGTCCGCCGCATCGGCTCCTCGTGATCCTCGAGGGCGAGAGCCTCTTCAACGACGCGAGCGCGCTGCTGACCTACCGCCTCGCCGTCGGCGTGACGCTCGCGGGCGCGCTGTCGCCGGCGAGCGTGGCCCCGCTGCTCCTCGTCGTCACCGCCGGCAGCGTGGTCCTCGGGTTCGTGCTGTCGCGCGTGGTGATGCAGCTCACGGCCCGGATCCACGACGTGGCCATCGCGGTGGTCGTCCAGTTCTGCGGGACGTTCGCGGTCTGGATCCTCGCGGAGCGGCTCCATCTCTCGGGGATCCTCACCGTCGTGGTCTTCGCGATGGCGAGCGCCCGGCGCGCCGCGGACGTCATCCCGGCACGCGTGCGGATCCCGTCGTACGCGGTGTGGGAGTTCGCCGTGTTCGTGCTGAACGTGCTGGCGTTCATCCTCGTCGGGTTCCAGCTGAAGGCGATCCTCGGCCGGATCGACACGCCCACGCTGATCGGCTACGGCGGCATCGCGCTGGCGGTGTGCCTCGCGACGATCCTCTCGCGTATCGCGTGGGTGTCCGGCGCCGCGGCGTTCAGCCGCTGGCTGTGGCGTCCCGCGCGGGAAGGCGGGGAGGGGCGGCGCGACGCCGTGGGCCTCTCGAAGCGGGCCGCGGCCGTCGTCGGGTGGTGCGGCATGCGGGGCATCGTGACCCTCGCGACCGCGCTCGCCCTTCCGGCGGGCGGGGGCGGCGGGCCCGCATTCCCGTACCGCGACCTGATCCTCTTCACCGCCTTCTCCGTCGTGCTCGGGACGCTCGTCGTTCAAGGCGTGACGCTGCGCCCGCTGATGAACGTGCTTCAGCTCAGGGACGACGGCTCGGTGGAGCGCGAGGTGAGACTCGCCCGCGTCGAGACCTTGCGCGCCGGGCTCTCGGCCACGGCCGAGGTGCCCGGAGACGACATGGCGGAGCTGCTGCGACGCCGCTACGAGGTGCTCCTCCGGCGCGCCGAAGCAGCGCTGGCCGGCGCCGCGGCCGCGCAGAGCGGGGCGGATCCGGGTGACGGTCGCGCGTTCGACGGCGACGCGACCATCGCGCGCGCGGCGACCTCGGCCGAGCGGCAGCGGCTCCTCGCGCTGCGGGCGGACGGAACCATCGGCGACGCGGCCTTCCAGCGCATCGAGCAGGAGCTCGACTGGGAGGAGCTGGATCTCCAGCAGCTCGGTCGCGGCGACGAGCCCCCGCACGGCTAG
- a CDS encoding PQQ-binding-like beta-propeller repeat protein has translation MGKESDTERRAEIVREYGPFPGAPRVNGVSFDGSLVWVAGGEKLQAFEPASGESVRALDVACDAGTAFDGRHLFQIAEGRIQKIDPATGEVLSTIPAPGGGRDSGLAWAEGTLWVGQYLDRKIHQIDPDTGAVLRTIESSRFVTGVTWVAGELWHGTWEGDDAEIRQVDPETGEVLTRLTMPAGTQVSGLESDQGDLFYAGGGGSGRVRAVRKPRRRPGR, from the coding sequence ATGGGCAAAGAGAGCGACACGGAACGGCGGGCCGAGATCGTGCGCGAGTACGGGCCCTTCCCCGGCGCACCTCGAGTGAACGGCGTCAGCTTCGACGGCAGCCTGGTCTGGGTCGCCGGCGGCGAGAAGCTGCAGGCCTTCGAGCCGGCGAGCGGCGAGAGCGTGCGCGCCCTGGACGTGGCCTGTGATGCCGGGACGGCCTTCGACGGCCGGCACCTCTTCCAGATCGCGGAGGGCCGTATCCAGAAGATCGATCCGGCGACCGGCGAGGTCCTGTCGACGATCCCCGCCCCCGGCGGTGGGCGCGACTCGGGGCTGGCCTGGGCCGAGGGTACGCTGTGGGTCGGGCAATACCTCGACCGGAAGATCCACCAGATCGATCCCGACACCGGCGCCGTCCTGCGCACGATCGAGTCGAGCCGCTTCGTCACCGGCGTCACCTGGGTGGCCGGTGAGCTCTGGCACGGGACCTGGGAGGGGGACGACGCCGAGATCCGCCAGGTCGACCCCGAGACCGGCGAGGTGCTGACCCGCCTGACGATGCCAGCGGGCACGCAGGTGAGCGGGCTGGAGTCGGACCAGGGGGACCTCTTCTACGCCGGCGGCGGCGGGAGCGGCCGCGTCCGCGCCGTGCGGAAGCCACGCCGCCGGCCAGGGCGCTAA
- a CDS encoding Crp/Fnr family transcriptional regulator, with protein MDDRRIELLQRTPIFGAIQAPTLEVLLRGTVNVEVAGGALFFREGEAANAMFVLESGRVSVVKRRGGVDHHLRVLSAGDCFGEMALIDMSPRSASVIALEDCSAIRLTNADLYRVYQSDLEQFALIQMNLARELSRRLRIANERLFGIEVEPESRGDPASSFTDI; from the coding sequence ATGGACGATCGCCGCATCGAGCTGCTCCAGCGCACGCCCATCTTCGGCGCGATCCAGGCACCGACGCTGGAGGTGCTTCTGCGGGGTACCGTGAACGTGGAGGTCGCGGGCGGTGCCCTCTTCTTCCGCGAAGGCGAGGCGGCCAACGCGATGTTCGTCCTGGAGTCGGGCCGGGTGTCGGTGGTGAAGCGCCGGGGAGGAGTCGACCACCACCTCCGCGTCCTGAGCGCCGGCGACTGCTTCGGCGAGATGGCTCTCATCGACATGTCCCCGCGCAGCGCGTCGGTGATCGCGCTCGAGGACTGCTCGGCCATCCGCCTGACGAACGCGGACCTCTATCGTGTGTACCAGTCCGACCTGGAGCAGTTCGCGCTCATCCAGATGAACCTCGCGAGGGAGCTCAGCCGGCGCCTACGCATCGCCAACGAGCGCCTGTTCGGCATCGAGGTGGAGCCCGAAAGCCGCGGTGATCCCGCGTCGAGCTTCACGGACATCTGA